The genomic DNA CCCTGCCTGCCGGGACCAGGTCGCTGAACGCAGTGAGGATGCGGCTGGTGTTGGTGTGCATGGCCGGCCAGACGCCGCTGCGGTTGTCGTCGCCGCTCCACTGCCCGCCGAGGGTCGATCCGCGCTCGAACAGCGTCGGCGCGAAGCCCTGCGCCAGCAACCACCGCGCCGTCACCAGGCCGCCGGGACCCGCCCCGATCACCGCCACCCGGTCGCTCATCTGTCGTATTGTGCCGCTTCGCCCGGGTGCTGCGGCCGATTCAGCTGCCGCGCATCAGGTCCGCACATTTCTCGGCCATCGCCATCACGGTGATGTTCGGATTCACCGCGGGCAGCTTCGGCATCGCCGAGGCGTCCACCACCCGCAGCCGTTGCACGCCCTTGACCCGCAGTTGCGGATCCAGCACCGCCGCAGGATCGTCGGGTGCACCCATCCTGGCGGTGGCGGCCGGGTGATACACGGTGTTGTGGGTCTTGTGCATGTAGTCGATCAGCTCGTCGTCGGTGACGGCCTCTGGGCCCGGTGCCAGCTCCCGCGCGATCCACGAGCGCAACGGGTCCTGATCGGCGATCCGGCGCGCCAGCCGGATACCCGCCAGCATCACCGTCTCGTCGTGGCCCTCGGCATCGGTGAAGTACCGCGGATCCACCTTCGCCCGATCGCGGAAGTCCCGGGACCGCAACCGCACCGTGCCGCGCGACTTGCCCTGTGTCACATTGGGTGTCAGGCAGAAACCGTTGTCGGTGGTCGGATAGCCCCACCGCAGGGTGTTCATGTCGAACGGCACACTGCCGTAGTGCATCATCAGGTCGGGCTGGGTCAATCCCTCGACGGTCGAGGCGAACAGCCCGATCTCCCACCACTGGGTGGAGGTCGTGACCATGGGCCGCGACGCCTCCCAGAACACCAGACCTTCCACATGGTCGTCGAGATTGGATCCCACCCCCGGGGAATCGACGCGCACCGGGATACCGAACTCCTGAAGGTGTTGCGCCGGACCGATTCCGGACAGCATCAGCAGTTTCGGGGTGTCGATGGCACCGGCGGTGAGCACCACCTCGCGGCGGGCGTGCACGGTGTCGTAGCCGGTGAGGTCGGGGCGGAGGTGTCGCACGCCGGTGGCGTTGCCGGCGCCGTCGAACAGCACCTCGCTGACCCACGACCCGGTACGGACCTGCAGGTTGGTGCGTGTCTCGAGGATGGGATGCAGGTAGGCGTGCGAGGTCGACATCCGGGTGCCGTCCTCGGCGGCGTTGATCTGGAACCAGCCGGCACCGTTGACCACCGTGGGTCCGCGGTTGAACTGCACCGTGGGCAGACCCACCTTGGCGGCGGACTCCAGCACCGCGACACCACACGGGTCGTCTGGCGGCACGTCGCGCAGCCGGACCGGCCCGTCGCGGCCGTGGTCACCGTCGGCGTCGTTGCGCTCCAGGCGTTTCACGTAGCGGCGCAGGTCGGTCCAGCCCGCGGCGCCCATGGCCTCCCAGTCCGCCAACCCTTCGGCCGGGGGCCAGAACGCGATGCAGGAGTTGTGCGATGAGCACCCGCCGAGAACCTTGGCCCGCGCGTGGCGCAGGAAGCTGTTGCCCTTCTCCTGCGGCTCCACCGGGTAGTCCCAGTCGTATCCGGAATCCAGCAGGTGCATCCAGTCTGCGAGCACCAGGATGTTGGGGTCGTCGACGTCGCTGGGCCCGGCTTCCACCAGGCACACGGTCACCGACGGGTCCTCTGACAGCCGTGCCGCCAGCACACATCCGGCGGTGCCGCCGCCGGCGATCACATAGTCGACCGTGATGTCTGCCATCAACGGTGATCGGTCTGTTCGCTGCGATGCGACTGCAGGCATCCGATGTGGTGGCGACCCTTGACGAAATACCAGAGCAGTCCGGCACCCACGATCACCCCGATGTAGACGAAGGCACCCCAGGTGTTGTACCAGGGCTCGCCGTACACCGCCGCCCGCGGCCAGGCCAGGTTGAGCGCCATCCCGGCGCCCCAGACCACGGCCACGGTGTTGACCGCCAGCCCCCACCGCCCCATCGTGAAATAGCCCTGGGTTTTCAGATCTGCTGGGGGCCACTGTCCCTGGAGGCGTTTCTTGAGCATCGGCCCGGTCACCATGAGATACGCCAGGTAGATCATGATGATCGCGATGGAGGTCAACACCGTGAAGATCTTGGGCTGACCGACGTTGATCAGCAGGATGATGACGGCGACGACGCCGATCACGACGGCGGGGACGATCGGCGTCTGTGACTTGGGGTTCACCGTAGCCAGCCGCTCCCCGAACGGCAGCGCGTTGTCGCGGGCCATCGCGAACGACAGCCGGATCGCCGCGGTATGCACGGCCAGCGTGCACACCGTCACCGCGATCACGATGCAGATCAGGAAGATGGTGCCCAGCGGCCCCCACATCACCTGCTCGACGATGTACTGCAGACCACCGCTGCTCTCTCCCAGCGCCGGGTCCTGAAGGTTGGGTGCGGCCATCACCGCGAACACCAGGATGGCGCCGCCGATCACGAAGGAAGCCAGGATCGCCCTGGCGATTGCCTTGGGCGCGGTACGCCGCGGGTCCACGGTCTCCTCACCCAGCGAGGCCGCGGTGTCGAACCCGTACATCACGTACCCCGAGGCCAACGACGCGATCAAGAACGCCCCCAGAAAGCCCATGCTCTCTTCGGTGCCGTACCCGTTGGTGGAGAAGAAGATATCGGGCCCGCGCTCGATGTTGATCCCCAGCAGGAAGGCGATCAGCACGGCGGCGATGAGTTCGATGAACACGCCTGCACTGTTGATCCTGGCCATCAGCTTCACGCCCACCGCGTTGACGATGGTGGTGAACGCGATCAGCACGCTGCCGAGCAGTACCGCGTTGGCCGCGTAGTCGTACTGGCCGGTGCCGTCGCCGATGATCTGGAAGCCGCTCCAGATCCGCGGCAAGTTCAGCTGGTAGGCCAGGGCCACTGCCGAGATGGTGACGATGGACGCGGTGAGCATCAGCCACCCGGCGGCCCATCCCACCAGCTTGCTGGCCAGCTTCTTCGACCAGTTGTACACCGATCCGGCGATGGGGTACTTGGCGGCCAGTTCCATGAAGCACAGGGCGACGGCCATCTGACCCACGAAGACCAGCGGCCACGACCACAGGTACGCGGGACCCGCTGTGCCGTAACCGAAGTAGAAGAGCTGGAAGGTGCCGGTGAGGATCGAGATGTAGCTGACGCCGGCTGCGAAGCTGGCGAACTTGCCGATGCTGCGGTCCAGCGATTCCCGGTAGCCGAAGTCGGCCATACCGTGGTCGTCTGACGATGTCGACGCCGATGTGGTCATGTCCTGCATTCCTTCGTGTTAGAACCAGCCCACTTCACCGGGCGCGGTGTTGGTCCAGATGTGTTTCAGTTCTTGGTATTCGGCCAGGCCGGTGGGTCCGAGTTCGCGGCCGTTGCCGGACCGTCCGAAGCCACCCCATTCGGCGGCCGCCGTGTAGACGCCGAAATCGTTGACCCAGACCGTGCCGTGCCGTAGCGCTCTGGCCACCCGCTCTGCGCGGGCGGTGTCGCCCGTGCGCACTCCGGCGGCCAGTCCGTAGGTGGTGTCGTTGCCCAGTTCGATGGCCTGCTCCTCGGAGGTGAATCGTTCGACGGTCAGGATGGGGCCGAAGGTCTCTTCGGTGACGATGCGCATGCCCCGGTCACAGCGGTCGAAGACCGTGGGCGGATAGAAGTACCCTGCCGCCAGCGCCGGATCGGTGGGCCGCTGCCCACCGGTCATCAGCACCGCACCTTCGGAGATGCCGAGTGCCACGTAGGCTTCCACCTTGTCGCGGTGCGCCGTCGACACCAGCGGGCCGGTCTGGCTGGCCGGGTCCAGCCCGTTACCGAAGCGGATCTTCTCGGCGCGGGCCACCACGGCGGCCACCAGGTCGTCGGCGATCGACTCCTCGACGATCAGCCTGGTGCCCGACGAGCAGACCTGTCCGGAGTGCAGGAACACCCCGGTCACCACGGCGTCGACGGCGCTGTCCCAGTCGGCGTCGGCGAACACCAGGTGCGGGTTCTTGCCGCCCAGTTCGAGCGCGACGCGGCTGACGTGGGGGGCCGCGGCCGCGGCGATCGAGGCCCCGGTGGAGGCCCCGCCGGTGAACGACACCATGTCGACGTCGGCGTTGTCCACCAGCGCGGCGCCGACGGCGGCACCGCTGCCCTGGATCAGGTTGAGCACGCCGGCAGGCACCCCCGCTTCGTGCGCCAGCCGCACCAGGGCGATGGTGCTCAGCGGTGTCACCTCGCTGGGTTTGGCCACCATGGTGCACCCGGCCGCCAGCGCAGGCGCGATCTTCCACACAATCTGCAGCAGCGGATAATTCCACGGGGCGATCAGCACACAGACACCAATCGGCTCCCGCACGACGCGACTCACAATCGCGGGGTTGCCCACGTCGACCAGCCGGTCGGACTGCACCGCCGCCAGCCGTGCGTAAAAGCGGAACACCGATACCACATCGTCGATGTCGATCTGGCTCTCGCGCAGCGTCTTTCCGGTGTCGAGTGTCTCGATGCGGGCGATCTCGTCGCGGTCACGCAGCAGCAGATCGGCGATGCGGTTGCACATTTCCGCGCGCTCGGCGACCGCGGTGGCCGACCAGGACGGGAAGGCGGCGCGGGCTGCGGACACCGCAGCTGCCGCGTCAGCCGGACCTGCCTCGGCCACCACCGCCACCACGCTGCCGTCAGCGGGATTGATCACCTCACGGGTCGCCCCGTCCGCGGCGTGGCGCCAGGTGCCGTCGATGAACAGGGCCGGCTGCACCCCGTCACTCATTGGCCGGCCTCCCCCAGGGCAGTTGTGACATCGGCTTGAGTCTCCGCCAGGAACGTTGCGTACTCGTCACCACTCATGAACCGCGTTGTGAACTGCCGCTGCTCGGCCAGCTGGGACCAGGTGGGGGTGGCGACCATCGTCGCCAGGGTGCGTCGCCAGTAGTCCACGGCGTACTGCGGCATACCCGGCGGACCGTAGAGCCCACGCCAGTTCGACAGGGTGACGTCGAAGCCGAGTTCACGTGCTGTCGGTGCGTCCAGACCCGGCAGCCGCTGTTCGGACAGGACAGCCAGCGGGATGAGCTGGCGGGTCCGCAGCTGGTCGATGACCTCGCTGACCCCGGCGATCGCCACCCCGATCTGGCCGTTGTGCAGAGCGTCGCTCTGTTCACCGCCGCCCTGCATGCTGACGTACCGGGTGGCGCCCGGATTGCCGCCGGCCGCGCGCACCAGCAGATCGAACGGGGCCTCGTCATCCGTGGCCGCGCCGACGACCACGCGTCCGGGGTCAGCCGCCGCTGTCTGCAGCAGGCCGCGCAGGTCGGCGAACTCGGAGCCGGGTTCGACGAACACCACGTAGTACTCCGTCATCAGGTTGGCGATCATCGTGACGTCTGTGTAGCCGTACTTCGATATGCCGCGCAGCTGGTTCATCATCATCGACAGGGACGTCACAGAAATCTGGTCATCACGGCCGGCGTACTGCTCCACCATCGTGGCCAGGAAGTCCGCGCCGATGTTGCCGGGGCGGTACTCCACAGGCAGCGGCACCTCGACCAGGCGTTCCTGTGTCAGGGTGTCCACCACGGCGCGGATGGTGAGGTCGAAACCGCTCCCCGGGTTGGCGCCCGCGGTCATGGTGACCGGGCCGGTGGGATACGGGACGGCTCTGGCAGGACCGGACTGCATTCCGGCGAGCACCAGCGCTCCGGTCAACACCGCCCCGACGACGGCCTTGATCTTCATGGATGTGTTGCTCCTCGCAGGTCGGCTGCTGTCCTCCAGAAGCTGTACACCCCGACCACCGTCGCTGTCCCGGAATCCAAGGAGCCGGGGCGGGCTTGTACCGTGGCGCGGGTGAACTTCTCCCGTGTGTGTACCTCGGCCGCCGTCGCGGCGCTGTCCGTGACCCTCGCCGCCTGCGGCTCCGATTCGGAACCTGCGGCGACCAGTGCGTCGTCCGTCGTCGACATGGCCACCACCACCGAGGCTGCCCCGCTGCCGGAGGCCAGCGGCTGCCCCACCGCGCCGCCGGCGGCGGATGTGGCGCCGCAGTGGTCCCTCCCGGGGGCCACCGGCAGCGTCTCGGTGACGGGATCCACCGACACCGCGGCGCCGGCGGTCACGGTGCAGGGTCCGTTCAGCGTGGCCGAGACGCAGGTGCACACCTTGGTGCCCGGCACCGGCCCTGTAATTGCGGACACCGCCACCGTGCTGGTCTGCTACATGGGTGTCAACGGGCGCGACGGCTCGGTGTTCGACAGCAGCTACGAGCGCGGCGCCCCGGTGGACTTCCCGCTGACCGGCGTGGTGACCGGCTTCCAAAAGGCCATTGCCGGGCAGACCGTCGGTTCCACCGTGGCTGTGGCGATGACGCCCGCCGACGGCTACCCCGAGGGACAACCCGCGGCGGGTATCCAGCCGGGTGATTCCTTGGTGTTCGCGATCAAGATCCTCGACGCGATGAACTGATCCTTCGGCCCCAAACCCCTTGTGTCGCTTCAGTATCTGGCGTCACCTTTTGAGCATTCCTGTCGGTGGTTCGAACTAGTGTTCGGGTCATGGGAACGTCAGCTGTCGCCGATCGGGAGGCGATGCTGGCTGCCCTGACCCAGATGGAAACCCTGACCGCCCGGATGAATCGGCTGTCGATCGACGCATTCTCCGATGCCGAGTTGTTGGCGCTGCAGCAGCGGCGTGAAGCCATCACCCGCGCGCAGCCGGTGCTCGATCACCGGGTATATCAAAGGATCACTTCCCAAAGCTCACCGATCTCCCTGGGCGCCAAGAATTACGCCGCGGTGTTGTCCCAGCGGCTGCGGATCTCCACCTCCGAGGCCCACCGCCGGCTGGATGAGGCGGCCTTGTTCGGGCCGCGGACCTCGCTGACCGGCGAGCCGATGGCACCCTCCATGCCCACCTTTGCGCGCGGTCAGGCGCAGGGGTTGATCGGCGCCGAGCACATCAAGCATGTGCGGTGGTTTTTCCGTGAGCTGCCCGGCTTCGTGGACTTCCAGACCCGGGCCAACGCCGAAGAACAACTGGCCCAGCATGCCTGCGAACTCGGGCCTGAGGCGTTCCGCACAGCCGCCGCGCACATGCTCTATCTGCTCAACCAAGACGGCGAGCTCTCCGATGAAGACCGTCAAGCCCTGGCCTACATCCGGGTCGGCAAGCAACGCCCCGACGGGATGCGGCCCTTCGAAGGCTTGTTGACCCCGGAGGCATGGGCCACCCTGGAGCCGCTGCTGGAGCGCAACGCCGCCCCAGGGATGTGCAACCCGGCTGATGAGAACCCCTGCCTCGACGGCGAACCCACCGAAGAGCAGATACGCAACGACACCCGCACCACCGGCAAACGGAATCACGATGCGCTGCTGGCGCTGTGCCAACGCTTGCTCACCAGAGCGACAGGCACTATCAACGGATTACCGGCGAACGTCGTGATCACCGTGAGTCTGACCGATCTGGAGAAGGGCACCGGCCACGGCCTGACTGCCGGCGGCACGCTGTTGCCGATCGCCGACGTGCTGAAATTCGCCGCCCACTCCCGGCCGTGGCTGGCGCTGTTCGACGGCAAAGGCCTGCCGCTGCATCTGGGCCGGGCCCGCCGGACCGCCACCCTCGCCCAGCGGTTGATGCTGCTGGCCAAACACCGGGGCTGCACCATGCCCGGGTGCACCGCCAGTGCGTACCGCTGCCAGGTGCATCACGCCAACCAGGATTGGAAGGACGGTGGGCGCACCGACATCGAGGACCTGACGTTGGCGTGCGGGCCGAACAATCGGATGGTGGAGACCACCGGATGGACCACAAGAAACCGTCCCGAGGATGGTGTCACCGAGTGGATCCCGCCGCCACACCTCGACTGCGGCCAGTCCCGCACCAACAACCTCCACCACCCGGAACGGATCATCGACCCCGGCGATGACCCGTGATCAACCCGCGTTACCTCATCTCCCGGTGATCAACCTTGTACGACGTCCGGTCACCGCGGTTGTACCGGAACCGCAGTTCGCGGATGCGGCCGTCGATGTCGAACATCAACGTCTCGCACAACAGAATCGGTGACCCGGGCGGCACGTGAAGCAGGCTGCTGGTCCGCGGATCACACGGCACCGCTTCCACGCTGTCCTCGGCATGGCTGTACTCGACCCCGAACCGCTCCCGGAAGATCAGCTCTCGCTCGCCATTGGGTCGCACCGTTGCGTAATCCACATCGGCGCTGACGTATCCGAGCCAGACGTGATGCGGCTCGCCGCGGACGGTGATCAGCCGCTCATGCATGAGCACATATTCCTCTTGGGTCTGCATGCGCCGCCGGATGTAGGGAGAGGCGGGAATGACCCGTTCGTCGAGCAGTTGCTCATCGAACACCTCGGTGGACGTCAGATCGGCGATCAGACCGGAGGTCTGCACCCGGGCCTCGGGATCCAGCTCATTCAGGGTGATCTGCACCATGGCCGAGGTGATGAAGGTGCCGCTACGCGGATTACGTTCCACCACGCCCTCGTCGGCCAGAAGTTGCAGCGCCACTCGCAGAGCGTTACGACTGGTCGACAGGGCCTGGACCAACTCGAACTCGACCAGTTGTGTTCCGGCGGGCAGGTAACCGGTCCGGATCGCCGAGCGCAGCAATTCGTACACCCGCCGCGATGAGGTCTGCAGCGGCGACGGAGCCGCCCGCAGTCCCTGCACAGCATTCACGGTGTGCAGCCTGTCACGGCCGCGCCAGGTTTGCAGGGCGGCGCTCATGACGATGCGCTTCGGAGCTTCAGCGGAATGCCCAGGTTGTCCCTGAGCGTCGTCGCGCTGCCGTAGCCGGTCTTGAACACTCCACGCTGCTGCAGGATCGGCACCACCTTCTCCACGAAGTCCACGACATTGCGCGGCATGAAGTTGATGATCGAGACCATGAAACCGACGTTGGGACCAGTCTCGGCGTGCAGGTCGCAGATCTGGTCGGCGATGTCGGTGGCGCTGCCGTAAAGCGTCGGCCCGCCCGCGATCATCGTCTCGCGGCCGAGCTGCTGGAACATCTGCTTGGTCAGCAGACCGCCGGGTCCGACCATCTCGGCCATCTTGGGCAGATACGCCGTCGATCCGTTGGCCGCTTCGATTGCCGCAGTGGCCTCCTCGATAGTGAAGGTGCCCGGCAGCGTGGAGAAGTCGAATCCGCTCTTGTGCGCCATGAAGACACCGCCGGCCTCCAACGGAACCGATTCGATCAGCTGTGCCTCGAGTTCCTTCGCGTGTTCGACGTTCTCACCCATCATCGGGTGCACCGGCCAGAGCACCTGGATCTCCTCCGGGGCCCGGCCCACGTCAGCAAGATGGCGGTCCAGCTCGGCGCGGAACGTCCTCATGCCCGCGGCCGAAGGACGGGACACGAACACGATGTCGGCGTTACGTGCGAACGATATGAGACCCCGTGGAGACGCACCGGCTTGGATGAGTGGCGGATGGTACTGGGGTGACGGCAGCATGTTCAGGGGACCCTTGACGTCGAAGAACTCGCCGTGATGGTCCAGATAGTGCACTTTGGCCGGGTCTGCGAACACGCCGGTTCCTGTGTCCAGCAGGATCGCCTCGGGTTCGACGCTACTCCACAGACCTTTGAGTACGTCGATGAACTCATCCGCGCGCTCGTAGCGTCGGTCGTGCTCCATCAGCTCGTCGAAGCCGAAGTTCGCGGCATCCGACCTGCGAGCCGAGGTCACGAGGTTTACCGCCATCCGTCCGCCTGTCACGTGATCGAGCGAAGAAACGTGCCGCGCAACGTAGTACGGGTGCATGTAGGTCGGTGAGAAGGTGAGGCCGAAACCGAGGTGTTGGGTCACCCGCGACATCAGGGCAATGGTGGGGCTCATGTCGTGGCGCGGCCACTGCAGGCCCCACGTGACCGCGGCGTCGATGCTGCCCTCCCAGGTATCGGGGATGCCGACACCGTCCCCGAAGAACACCATGTCGATGCAGCCACGCTCGGCCACGCGCGCGACATCCTCCCAGATGGCCGGGTGGGTGTAGTACGGGTAGTTCACCCACGAACCGGGGTTACGCCACGCCCCCTCGGTGTGGGTGAACGACAGATCGAGCGCCAGCTTGAGCGTGGGGGTCACGGCGGGAATCCTTCGGTTGCAGGTCAGTGGAACCGACCCCGAGTTCAGCCATCCGCCGTGTCAGCCGCGCAACACGCCGGAAAACTCTTGTTTGCGCCGCTTTCTCACACAACCTGACACTGCACCATCACTGCACAACAGCATCATTGAGGGCATCACTGCATCTGTTCCGCCACTGGGGACCGGCCACGGGCTGCCCGTTGCGCCGCGGCCAGCAGCTCGTCGCGGAACTCCGGATGGGCGATCGCCGCCAGCGCTTCACCGCGCTGCTGGACGGTTTTGCCTTCCAGCTCGGCGGCGCCGTACTCGGTGACGATGACGTCGACGTGGTGCCGCGGGGTGGTGATCACCGCACCGGGCCCGAACCAGGGCAGGATCCTCGACCGCAGTTCGCCGTCCCTGGTGAACGTCGACGGCAGACAGATCAGTGACCGGTCTGACAGCTCCAGGCCGGCGCCCGCCACAAAATCCTCCGCGCCGCCGATACCGCTGAATTGGTCACCATCGATGGTGTCGGCCACCACCTGTCCCTGCACGTCGACCGCAAGCGCACCATTGATGGAGACCATGTGGTGGTTGGCCGCGATGACCTCCGGGGAGTTGACGATCTCCACCGGAAGGAACACCACCTCGGTGTTGCCGTCCAACCAGGCGTACAACTCCGGCGATCCGAAGGCGAAGGTCGTCACACTGACCCCGGCGTAGATCCCTTTGTTCGTATTGGTGACTTTGCCGGCCCGGTGCAGTTGCATGCAGCCGTCTGTGAACATCTCGCTGTGCAGGCCGTACCCGCCACCGTCGCCCTCGGCGAGCTGGGTGGCGATCTGGCTGGGGATCGACCCGATCCCGGTCTGCAAGGTCGCCCCGGGTTCGATGAACCCCACCGCATGGCGCGCGATGGCGGTGTCGGCGTCGGTGGGCGGCGGCCCGGGCAGCGACAGCGGGGTGTCCGTGGAGCGCACCAGGATGTCGATCTCGTCGACGTGCACCGCGTGGCGGTGCTCCCCCGTCCCCACCGTGCGGGGATAGGCGTCCGACACCTCGACCACCAGAACCCGGTCGGGATCGGCTCCGGCACGGTGTAATTCGTCGATCGTGCCGCCGGCGTGCAGCGACAGCGAGCACCACCCCTGGTCATCCGGTGGCGCGGCGACCGTGCTCATCACCCTCGGCGCCTGCCGCTGCAGCAGCGGCCCGAAGCTCCGGAAATCGGCGGGCGTGAAGCCGATGTCGGCTCCACTGTCACGCAGCGCGCGCTCCAGGGGGCCGAAGAAGCCCGACAGATAGTGCACACCCGTCCGGCCGAACAACTCCGTGCCCACCGCCAGCAACGCGCCGTACACCCGCAAGTCGGTCCAGTCGTTGCGCTCACCGAGGGCGCGCAGGAACGCCGGCGGTTGCCCGGGTCCCAGCGGCAGCCCCAGGGTGTCGACGGTGTGCAGCCGCGCCGCAGCCTGCTGCGCGCTCAGTTCCTCCGGCATGGTCGCCACCCTGCCATGCCTCGGTCCCCGTCAGACGTCGACGCGCGTGAACCCGGTGCCTTCGTAGTGCGCGACGCAGGCCCGCCTGCGGACCTTGCCGCTGGTGGTGATCGGAATGGAGCCGGGAGCCACCAACACCAGATCGGCGGCCACCAGCCCGTGCGCATTGGAGATGGCCGAGGTGACCGCACGCCGCAGTTCGGCCACGTACTCGGCGACCTCCTCTGCGGTGTCCCCGCGCTTCTTGACCTCCATCACCACCACCAGCTGTTCCACGCCGTCCATCGCGACCGCGATGGCAGCGACCCGACCGCGGGTCAGCTCGGTCACCGTCGACTCGACATCGTCCGGTGCATGGTTGCGGCCACGGACGATGAGCAGGTCCTTGATCCGTCCGACGATGAAAAGCTCTCCGTCGCAGATGAATCCGAGATCACCGGTGCGCAACCACGGGCCCGATGGGGTGCCCGCGGCGGGATCGGTGATGGTGGCGCCGAACGTGCGCGCGGTCTCCTCGGGCTTGTGCCAGTAGCCGGCGCTGACGTTGTCGCCGTGCGCCCAGATCTCACCGGTGGTCCCGGGCGGACACTCACGCAGGGTGTCGGGATCGACGATCCGTAGCACGGGCGAAATCGCCGACAGCGGGGCTCCGTAGCTGATCAACGGCGTGCCGCCAGGTGCCGGGACCGGGTGCCCGGTGGTGAGGCTGTCCTGATCGAAGTGCACGGTCCTCGGGGGTTCACTCGGCGTGCGCGCCGCGAGATACAGAGTCGCTTCGGCCAGTCCGTACGAAGGCTGAATTACGTTGTCCCGCAGATTGAACCGGGCGAATCGCTCGCTGAACCGCGAGATGGTGGCCGGGTGCACCCGTTCCCCGCCACTCTGGATGAGCAGGACATCGCCGAGGTCCAGTCCGGCCATGTCCTCATCCGAGGTCTTCTTGGCGGCCACGTCGAAGGCGAAGTTCGGGGCCGAGGTGAACACGTTCGGGTGGCTGGCAGCCAATTGAAGCCAGCGTGCCGGTCGCTGCAGAAAGGACACCGGACTGGTCAACACGGTCGGAAAGCCGGCCACCACCGGGGTGCAGATTCCGATGATCAGGCCCAGATCGTGATAGAAGGGCAGCCACGACAGGATGGTGGGCGGGGTGATCAGACCGCCGTCGGCCAAAAAATCGGTGGTGATCTGTTGCAGGTTCGCCAGGACGTTCTGGTAGGAGATCATGACCCCGGCCGGTGCCCGCGTGGATCCCGAGGTGTACTGCAAGTAGGCCACCGACTGGATGTCGTCGGGCTCGACATCCGCCGCGCCGCCACGGACGGGGGCGTCCAGGTCCAGCGTGTCCACCTCGATCACCGCCAGGGTCGGCGCTTCGGTGACACTGTGGGCAACCGCTGATGCCACCGCGGAGGTCGTCAACACGGCGGCGGGGGTGGCGTCGCGCAGCACCGACTCGACCCGCTCGTCGGCGACGCCGCCGAACGGGACGGACAGCGGCACGGGGATCATGCCGGCCTGCAGGGCGCCGAGGAACCCGATGATGTACTCCAGGCCCTGGGGCGCCACGATCATCACCCGGTCACCGGGCACGGCGCAGTGTTGCAGTTCGCGCGCCACATTGCGAGCGCGCAGGTACAGCTGCGGCCACGTCAAGCTCAGCGGCACCCCCGCCCAATCCAGGTCGTAGTCGACGAAGGTCAGTGCCGTGTCGTCCGGCTGCAGGCTCGCGCGTTCACGCAGCAAGGCCGGGAAAGATGTCTCAACCGCCAGTGTCACGCGAAGGAAGTTACAGCAGCCGCGAAGGCTGCATCAGCGAAAACAGAACGAAAAGTGAAGTTCAGCCACTAATCTGCGTCTGCGTCAGTCACATAAGTGAATGGAAGATATGCACTGGGTCGGGGGACTCCAGCGCGTGA from Mycolicibacterium tokaiense includes the following:
- a CDS encoding tripartite tricarboxylate transporter substrate binding protein, producing the protein MKIKAVVGAVLTGALVLAGMQSGPARAVPYPTGPVTMTAGANPGSGFDLTIRAVVDTLTQERLVEVPLPVEYRPGNIGADFLATMVEQYAGRDDQISVTSLSMMMNQLRGISKYGYTDVTMIANLMTEYYVVFVEPGSEFADLRGLLQTAAADPGRVVVGAATDDEAPFDLLVRAAGGNPGATRYVSMQGGGEQSDALHNGQIGVAIAGVSEVIDQLRTRQLIPLAVLSEQRLPGLDAPTARELGFDVTLSNWRGLYGPPGMPQYAVDYWRRTLATMVATPTWSQLAEQRQFTTRFMSGDEYATFLAETQADVTTALGEAGQ
- a CDS encoding FKBP-type peptidyl-prolyl cis-trans isomerase codes for the protein MARVNFSRVCTSAAVAALSVTLAACGSDSEPAATSASSVVDMATTTEAAPLPEASGCPTAPPAADVAPQWSLPGATGSVSVTGSTDTAAPAVTVQGPFSVAETQVHTLVPGTGPVIADTATVLVCYMGVNGRDGSVFDSSYERGAPVDFPLTGVVTGFQKAIAGQTVGSTVAVAMTPADGYPEGQPAAGIQPGDSLVFAIKILDAMN
- a CDS encoding aldehyde dehydrogenase family protein, encoding MSDGVQPALFIDGTWRHAADGATREVINPADGSVVAVVAEAGPADAAAAVSAARAAFPSWSATAVAERAEMCNRIADLLLRDRDEIARIETLDTGKTLRESQIDIDDVVSVFRFYARLAAVQSDRLVDVGNPAIVSRVVREPIGVCVLIAPWNYPLLQIVWKIAPALAAGCTMVAKPSEVTPLSTIALVRLAHEAGVPAGVLNLIQGSGAAVGAALVDNADVDMVSFTGGASTGASIAAAAAPHVSRVALELGGKNPHLVFADADWDSAVDAVVTGVFLHSGQVCSSGTRLIVEESIADDLVAAVVARAEKIRFGNGLDPASQTGPLVSTAHRDKVEAYVALGISEGAVLMTGGQRPTDPALAAGYFYPPTVFDRCDRGMRIVTEETFGPILTVERFTSEEQAIELGNDTTYGLAAGVRTGDTARAERVARALRHGTVWVNDFGVYTAAAEWGGFGRSGNGRELGPTGLAEYQELKHIWTNTAPGEVGWF
- a CDS encoding GMC family oxidoreductase; translation: MADITVDYVIAGGGTAGCVLAARLSEDPSVTVCLVEAGPSDVDDPNILVLADWMHLLDSGYDWDYPVEPQEKGNSFLRHARAKVLGGCSSHNSCIAFWPPAEGLADWEAMGAAGWTDLRRYVKRLERNDADGDHGRDGPVRLRDVPPDDPCGVAVLESAAKVGLPTVQFNRGPTVVNGAGWFQINAAEDGTRMSTSHAYLHPILETRTNLQVRTGSWVSEVLFDGAGNATGVRHLRPDLTGYDTVHARREVVLTAGAIDTPKLLMLSGIGPAQHLQEFGIPVRVDSPGVGSNLDDHVEGLVFWEASRPMVTTSTQWWEIGLFASTVEGLTQPDLMMHYGSVPFDMNTLRWGYPTTDNGFCLTPNVTQGKSRGTVRLRSRDFRDRAKVDPRYFTDAEGHDETVMLAGIRLARRIADQDPLRSWIARELAPGPEAVTDDELIDYMHKTHNTVYHPAATARMGAPDDPAAVLDPQLRVKGVQRLRVVDASAMPKLPAVNPNITVMAMAEKCADLMRGS
- a CDS encoding APC family permease produces the protein MTTSASTSSDDHGMADFGYRESLDRSIGKFASFAAGVSYISILTGTFQLFYFGYGTAGPAYLWSWPLVFVGQMAVALCFMELAAKYPIAGSVYNWSKKLASKLVGWAAGWLMLTASIVTISAVALAYQLNLPRIWSGFQIIGDGTGQYDYAANAVLLGSVLIAFTTIVNAVGVKLMARINSAGVFIELIAAVLIAFLLGINIERGPDIFFSTNGYGTEESMGFLGAFLIASLASGYVMYGFDTAASLGEETVDPRRTAPKAIARAILASFVIGGAILVFAVMAAPNLQDPALGESSGGLQYIVEQVMWGPLGTIFLICIVIAVTVCTLAVHTAAIRLSFAMARDNALPFGERLATVNPKSQTPIVPAVVIGVVAVIILLINVGQPKIFTVLTSIAIIMIYLAYLMVTGPMLKKRLQGQWPPADLKTQGYFTMGRWGLAVNTVAVVWGAGMALNLAWPRAAVYGEPWYNTWGAFVYIGVIVGAGLLWYFVKGRHHIGCLQSHRSEQTDHR